The genomic stretch GCTGGAATGACCGACGTCGAACATGTCGTGTTCCGACTCGCCACGCTTAGGAAAACCGGACATGCCTTTGAACTTGCGCAAGGTGGGGAACAAATGCTTGCGTCCCGTCAAAATTTTATGCACATACGCCTGATGACCGACGTCCCAGATGATCTTATCTACTGGCGAGTTATACACTTGATGAAGAGCCAGCGTCAATTCGACCACTCCAAGATTGGAGCCGAAATGACCGCCTGTGGTGGCTAGGTTCTCAATCAGGAAGTGGCGAATCTCTTCGGCCAACCTGCCCAGTTGTTCCACCGATAAATTCTTTATATCAGAGGGGCAGTTTACTTTGTCGAGCAACATGCAGTTACCGCCTCGCTTCTTTTCTTAGAGTTTGTATAGGCGCGTCTTTTGAGTTAAAACGACAATATTATATCACACCTGCCCACTACTTACCTGTACTATTTTTCTCGACAGGCTGGACCGCATCTCGGTCGTACCAGATGTGACCCTGCCCATCCAAGGTGACCAACGAGAGTTCACGGATCTTGGCGGCAAGCACTCCTTGCCCTTGCAGTTGCATGATCACATCATTTTTGTTGCATCCGAGGGTATTCAGATTGTCTTCGATCCAAGTTCCGTCGATCAGCACCGGCACCGGCTCTTTTTGCACCTTGTTAGGTGTACGTTCGCCCTGCTTTTTGGTTTCAGTACGCTGTCGTAGCTCCGCTCGCCTACCGATTAGGCGCATCAGAAAGAGTCCAGCGATCACGATCAGGATCGGAACCCACAGGATGCGATACGCTTCCATTGATACTCCTCCCTTGGAAAATCCTTGTAAGCGTAGTGTGTGTCTTTTGTGTCCTCACTATGAAAAAAAGAAAAAAGGCACTGGGGCATCGACCCTTGTGCCTTATTCTGCCTACACGTCGCGGTTGATCAGCCAATCTGCGATCTCTTGCAAACGGTTGGTGCGAAGCGCAACGCCTGACAGCGCCTGGTGCGCTTCTGTCGTCAAGCGGCGCACCATCTCACGGGATTCCTCCAACCCGTAGAGCAGCGGGTAGGTAGACTTGCCTTGCGCCGCATCGGCGCCGACCGCCTTGCCCAACTTTTCCGCAACGCCTTCCACATCGAGAATGTCATCGACAATCTGAAAGGCGAGTCCGATCTTTTGCGCATAGGAGGTCAGCGCTTGCACCTGCTGTTCGTCTGCGTCGGCAAACAACGCACCGATGCGCACCGATGCGGTCAAAAGTGCTCCCGTCTTGTGGGCGTGGATAAAAGCCAAACGTTCCTCGCTCGCTTTCGACCCTTCATTTTCCATATCGGCCATCTGACCTGCCACCATGCCAATCGATCCAGCTGCCGTCGCCAGTTCGCCTACGATGCGCAACAGCACCGCTTCTCGGCCCTTCGCCTCCATCGTGCCAAGCACCTGAAACGCCTGTGTCAACAGCGCATCGCCTGCCAAAATCGCCGTCGCTTCACCATAGATCTTGTGATTGGTCGGCTTGCCGCGGCGGAAATCGTCATCGTCCATCGCAGGCAGATCATCGTGCACCAGCGAGTAGGTATGGATCATCTCAAGTGTCGCAGCCACAGGCATTGCTGCCGCCATATCGCCACCGAGCGCCTCCACCGTCGCCAAGGTCAGCACCGGACGCAGCCTTTTTCCCCCGGCAAACAGCGAATAGCGCATCGAGTCATAGAGACTTTCTGGATATTGTGTCGCGGCAGGCACCAAAGCGTCCATCGCCTGCTCGATCTGCGCGCTCAACGTGCGAAGATAGTGTTTGAGATCCGCTTTTTCGCTCATCTTCTTTTACTCATTCCTCTGTTTGAAAAGATTTTTTGGTCAGCCCACCTGCATCTGCAACCAGCATTTCGATCTTCTGCTCCGCTTGGTCAAGCTTTTCACGACAGACCCGAGCCAATTGCATGCCTTCCTGAAACTCAGCGATCGCTTTTTCCAACGGCAGATCGCCCGCTTCCATCGCGCGCACGATCGCTTCCAGCCGCTCCAACGCCTGTTCAAATGTTTGCTCTTGCTCCTGCTTCTCCATTCGCTTACTCCTCCTCCAATCCCCAAACCGTGCAATCGATCCAGCCGTCTTGAACGCGCACCTGCACCTTGTCACCCAACTGCACGTTGTCGATGCTGTTGATCAGCCGCTTTTTGTCCCCGGTGTAGGTCAGGGAATAGCCGCGCTTCATCACCGACAGCGGACTTAGCACGTCCAATTTGTCGAGCAGGCGCTCAAATTTAACCTGCTCCTTGCCAACCCGGTCTGCTGTCGCGCGCTGCAAGAGCTCCACCGTGTACAGCAACGTCTGCTCCATCCGCTTCGCCCGCTCGATCGGACTTGTTTGCAACAATCGACCTTCTAAGTGCGACAATTGACGGGCGCCCGAGTTGGCCAACTTGGTCAGGGCGAGTTGCAAGCGGTCCTCCGCGTTGTCAACCACCTGCTGCCATTGCTGCAACTGATGAGTCGGACGGGTGAAAACGGTCGATGATTCGATGCGTCGCAGGCGCTGTTTTGCCTCACGCATCCGTCCGTCTAACGCGCGATGCATCCGTGCCGTCAACTGCTCCACATGCTGTTTGAGATCATACAGATTGGGCACGGCGATCTCAGCGGCAGCCGTCGGGGTTGCGGCGCGCATGTCGGCCGCAAAGTCGGCCAACGTCGTATCTGTCTCATGTCCTACCGCCGAAATGATTGGGATCAGCGAGGCATCGATTGCCCGCACCACCGGCTCTTCGTTAAACGCCCACAGTTCCTCTAATGAACCGCCACCCCGTCCGACGATCAGCACGTCCGCTTCTGCCAGTTCGTTCATCGAAACGATCGCCTCAGCAACCGAGGCGGCAGCGCTCGGTCCCTGCACGATGACCGGATGCAATAAAATGTGTGCGACCGGATAACGGCGGCGAATCGTGGTGATGATGTCGCGCACCGCTGCCCCCGTCGGGGAGGTGATGACCCCGACCACGCGCGGATATTTCGGAATCGGCTTCTTTCGTAGCGGATCGAAGAGACCTTCTCGCTCCAACTGCTCCTTCAACTGCTGAAAGGCCAAAAAAAGCGATCCGAGTCCGTCCGGTTGAAGATCATCAACATAGAGTTGGTAGGCCCCATCACGGTCGAACACCGACACATAGCCGTGTGCGATCACCTTCATCCCTTCCTTGGGGATGAATTTTAAAGAGCGATTGTTTCCTGCGAACATCACGCTCTTAATCCGGCTTTGCGAATCTTTGAGCGTAAAATACATATGACCTTTGCTATGATGGGTGAAGTTAGAAATTTCACCCCGTACTAAACAGTTTTGCAATCCTTCATCCGCTTCAAACATCCCTTTGATTCTCGCCGTCAGTTCAGAAACGGATGGAACGTGTTCTCTCGTTTGCAGCATCAGGTTCAACTCGCTTTATCAACAAAAATCTCAAGCCTATCATACCATAGTGTGCCAAGAGCGGCTATTTCTCGTCCGCCATCACGAGCGGAACGAATCGTTCATTGAGATCGTGGATATGCGCAGGATAAATAAAAAAGTTCACGCCACATCGGACGTGAACCTTTCCTTCTCGATCAGACTATTCCTTGCGGTTGGAAGAGTGGCCCGGGTGCAATTTTGCATTCGGGTCGAAGAACATTTTCGCATTGTTGACCGCAGTCGGAGCTTCACCAAAACCGGTCGCGATCAGCTTCACTTTGCCTGGGTAGGTGACAATGTCCCCTGCCGCGTAGACCCCTGGAATGTTGGTCTCCATCTTGGTGTTGACCACGATCATGCTGTCTTCAATTTCCAGCCCCCACTCCATAATCGGGCCGAGCGATGCGGAGAAGCCCAATGCACCGATGATCAAGTTCGCATCGATCTCTTCGGTCGATTTGTCCTTGTTGTTGATCAGTACCGCTTTCTCAAGCGCACCATCACCGTGAACAGACTTCAGTTCATTGAAGACTTTGACGTCGATCGAAGAATCGTACAGTTTCTTCACCGACTCTTCATGTGCGCGGAACTGGTCGCGGCGGTGAATCAAGGTCACTTTTTCACAAACTTCTTCGAGCATCAGCGCATAGTCAACCGCCGAATCGCCACCGCCGACAACCAATGCTTTTTTGCCTTTGTGGCTTTGCAAGTTGTCGATGAAATAGTGGATGCCTTTGCCTTCGAAGTCCTTGGTGTTCTCAGCCGGCAGAGAGCGCGGGGTGAAGGCGCCAATGCCTGCGGTGATAATGACCGTCTTCGAAAGATGCACAGTCGAATTGGTCGTCAATTCAAACGTGCCGTCTTCCAACTTCTTGAGACCGATGACTCGCTCATTCAAGCAGACGGTCGGATTGTATTGGGCCGATTGCTCTTTCAAGTTGTTGACGAGGTCGCGCGCCAAAACTTTCGGGAAGCCCGCTACGTCATAAATATATTTTTCTGGATACAGCTCGGCCAATTGGCCGCCAAGTTGCGGGAGCGAATCGATGATCTTGGTCTTCGCATCACGAATTCCTGCATAAAACGAGGTAAATAAACCGCAAGGGCCGCCGCCTATGATCGTAATATCATACAACTGTTCGTCATGTTTCAGTTCGGTCATGCTATCTTTCCTCCATGATCATTCTCTATTTTTTTCGACAAGTTTTTCGATAACAGCAAAGACTATTATACAATAATTTTACGTTATAACCAAGCAAGAACTAGTCCAATAGAGATAAACCGAGGCGAGCCACACCAAAGGCGTTATCGGTCGAATAGCGCGGTAAAGCAAAGTACAGTTTCGCGCCGACTGCGCGATGCTCCAGACGGCGGACGAGACGCTCGCGAATGTAAAGGTTGGCCGCGACGCCGCCGACGATCAACAGCGACTTCACCCCTTTTTCCTGCACCGCTTTGCGCAGCACTTTCTCCAATCCTTTCGCGATGCAACGCTCTACCGCCCGCGCCACATCGGCCGGGTTGGCACCCGCTGCGATCAGACGCATGGCCGCGCTTTCCGGGCCGGCTAAAGAGAGGTTGTAGCCATCGACAGGAGAAGGCAATGTCACCTCTACATCGGACGCTTCCTGAGCCAATTTTTCAAGATGCGGACCTGCCGGGAACGGAAGTCCCAACGCAACGCCGACGCGGTCAACAAATTGTCCAGCGTGCAAGTCGATGCTGGTACCCAGCTCTACAATGTCATAGCCGTCGGACAGCCTGTTGACTACCAACAGATCGGTCGTGCCGCCGGAAAGGTGGACGGCGAGAAAATGGTCGGTCGGTACCTCGCCCGCACTTCCTTCACCCGCTGCGATATGTCCTTCCTGATGGGTCGTTTCGAAAAAAGGCACCCCGTGCGTGGCCGCCAACGCCCGGCCCAAGCCACTGCCTGCGGTGAAGACCGGCATGTAGGAACCTGGCAGACGGCGTGGGCGGGTCGAGGCGATCACTGCACGTAGCTTTCCGGTCAAATCTCCGAGCGCTTCGACCAAGACGGGAAGATTCTGAACATGCTGGAAGAGGGCTGCCGATTGCTGCAACCCTCGCTCCCCTTGTTCTACCGTTAAGAGTTTCCGCTCTTCTTGAACGATCTGCCCCGCTTCGTCGATCAGGCAGATCGAGGTTGTATAATTGCTGGTGTCGATACCAAGCACGTACATCAATTTACTCCTGCCTTACAAAATCGCCGCGCAGCCCGTCCACTTCCGGAACGATCTTAGCCAGCACGCCGTTTACAAATTTGCCTGAGTCAGGGGTCGAGAACGCCTTGGCCATGTCGATTGCTTCGTCGAGCACAACCGAAGTCGGCGTCTCTTCGTGAAACAGCATTTCGTAAAGCGCCATGCGCAAGAGGTTGCGATCAACGTTCGCCATCCGTTTCAAATCCCAGCCAGTCGTATGTTTGCTCAGCACCGCGTCAATTTTCTCCACATGCTTCGTGGTTCCGTTCACCAGATCGCGCACGAACATGGGGTCGATTTCCGCACCTTCCTGCTCCAATACATGCTCAATCGCTTCACGAACATCCGCTTTGGCGACATCAATTTGGAATAAACCTTGTAATGCAAACTCACGAGAAGTTCTACGGCTCATCTCTCGCACTCCCTTATGTATCGTCTTGTTTCGTCTAGTATTCCCGAAGGACAAAAAGGAAACCACCAAGTTCTGGTGGTTAGTCCCGGGATTTATCGGGCATGATCTTCTCGATCACATCGCGCCAGTCTTCGCGTTCTTCAAGCTTCTTTCCGACATAAAAGCCGCCGATCACGAAAAGTACAAAGAAGATGGTCTTGATCAGTCCAAAGATCAGGAAAATCAGTCCAAGCAACACGCCGATGGCAGTGCCCAACAACTTCAAATTACCGGTGAGCGCATCGTACAGCTTCAACCATTTGTCCATGGATTATTCCACCCGCTTCTTGACGACTTGTGCCTGTGTCTGCTGCGCGAGTTCCAACACATAGACCGTCACCTGTTCAACCGGAATACCGGTTGTCAGCTCAACAAAGTCTTTCACCGAGCTTTGAAGCTCTGCGGTCGTCTTCGTAATCTCCAGGCCCGCCTCGATCGAAAACTTGATCGCGATGCGCATCGTTCCGCCTTCATTCATGTGCACGCGGGCTTTAATATCCGAGATGCCACGCACGCGTGATGCTGCCTTGAGCGATAACTGCTCCAAGGTGTCATAAGAGATCTTGAGATCCCCATGGTCCAACTGATGCGTGATCGTCTGCGGCTCATGATCACCCTGCTTCGAGCGGTAAATCAAAAAGAAAATTGAGAGCAGTAAGAAGATTACCGCTGCGGCCGCGCCGTCCTCGTAGATCATAAAATGCCTGCCGAGCAATTCAAAGCCCGCGTATTGCAACAGGACGACAACACAGGCTGCCGCGACCCCGAGCGCATACAGCCAAAGGATCATACGTGGAATTAATTTCAAAAGCTTGTCCTCCTCTCCTAGCCATAAAACCCCCCTGTCATTCAGGGGGGTTCTCAGTTTGATTTTTACAGCACCCGACTCGGCGGAAGTTGCAGCGCTCTTTCTTCGTCCTTGTTTCCGTTATCTTCATCCTTGTTCTTGAAGGTAACGCCAAGCACGTGAACGTTGACTTCAACAACTTCAAGGCCGGTCATGCTTTCGATCGCACGCTTGATGTTGTCTTGAATCTCGCCTGCTACTTCCGGAATGCGCACACCGTAGTCAGCTACGATCGATACATCAACCGCACATTGTTTCTGTCCGACTTCAACTTTGACCCCTTTGGCAAGGTTCTTGCGCCCTAGCAGTTCAGCGATACCGCCGACCACGCCGCCCGACATCCCGGCTACGCCTCGGACTTCGGTCGCGGCAAGACCTGCGATGATCTCGATCACTTCGTTCGCAATGCGAATGTTGCCCACATCGGTGTTGTCATACTCCATATTCATGGCTGATTCGCTCCCTTCCTCATCTTGTCCCTGTTTCTATTAGTATAAACTTCCTGTCCAATTATGACAAAGGATACATCTCAAGAAACTTGGTGGTGACATCGCCTTCGATAAACTTCTCGTGACGTAGCACCTTTTGGTGGAAAGGAATCGTCGTTTTGATACCGCTGATTGTAAATTCACTCAAGGCGCGCTCCATGCGGAAAATCGCTTCTTCACGGCTCGGTGCCCAGACAATCAGTTTCGCGATCATCGAATCGTAGAACGGCGTGACCGTGTAACCTGGGAACGCTGCGCTGTCCACGCGCACTCCAAAGCCGCCCGGCGGCAAGTAGTCGATGATCTTACCCGGATTCGGCATGAAGTTCTTGTCGGGATCTTCGGCGTTGATGCGGCATTCGATCGCCCATCCGTCAAACACCACTTCTTCCTGGGTAAGCGAAAGCGGCAGACCTGCTGCCACACGGATCTGTTCTTTGATCAGGTCGATGCCGGTGATCATCTCGGTCACCGGATGCTCCACCTGAATCCGCGTGTTCATCTCCATGAAATAGAAATTGCCGCCTTCATCATAGATGAACTCGATCGTGCCAGCACCGCAGTAATTGACCGCTTTTGCTGCTGCGACCGCCGCCATGCCCATCTCGTTGCGCTTGTCTGGCGTCAATGCCGGAGACGGTGCTTCTTCGATCAGCTTCTGCATCCGGCGTTGGATCGAGCAGTCGCGTTCACCAAAGTGGATCGCATTGCCATGCGAGTCGCCCATCACCTGAATCTCCACATGGCGCATCGAGGTGATGAATTTCTCCAAATAGACGCCCGCGTTGCCAAAAGCGGTCTGCGCTTCGGTCTGAGCCATCTGAATCAGGCGAGCCAACTCATCCTTCGAATTCGCGATGCGGATACCTTTCCCGCCACCGCCTGCAGTTGCTTTGATAATGATCGGGTATCCGATCTCGTCGGCGATCTTCAACGCCTCATCGAGATCTTCCACGAGGCCGTCGGTGCCCGGTACGATCGGTACGCCCGCTTTTTTCATCGTGTCTTTCGCGACAGCCTTATCCCCCATCTTCTCGATCGCTTCCACGCTCGGACCGATGAAGGTGATGCCGCATGCTTTACAGAACTCAGCAAAATCGGAGTTCTCAGCTAAGAAGCCGTAGCCCGGATGGATCGCATCAACGCCGATCGAAGTGGCAAGCGACAGGATATTCTTGATGTTCAGGTAGGAGTCTCTGGATAAGGTCGGTCCTACGCAGTATGCTTCATCCGCCATCTTCACATGCAAAGCTTCCCGGTCCGGCTCCGAATAGATCGCGACGGTCGGGATGCCCAGCTCTTTGCAGGCGCGAATCACGCGCACCGCAATTTCACCACGGTTAGCAATCAGCACTTTATGAAACATAGTTGTCCTCCGTTCTAGTCAACCTTTACCAAGAAAAGCGGTTGACCGTATTCAACCAGTTGACCGTTCTCAACCAAAACTTCGACAATCTCGCCGCGGACGTCCGCTTCGATTTCGTTCATCAGCTTCATCGCTTCGACGATGCAGACGATCGTTTTTTCCTCGACGCGTGCATTCGCTTTTACATACGCGTCTGCATCCGGAGCCGGCGAGCTATAGAACGTTCCGACCATCGGAGAAACGATCTTATGTAGGGAAGGATCTACCGCTTTTTGCGCTGCTGCTTCTGCAGGAGCTGCTGCAGCGGCCGGAGCCGGAGCTGCCTCTTGAACCGGAGCTACTGCTACAGGAGCTGCAACCGGAGCTGCTTGTACTGCTTGTACGACCGGAGCAAGAACTTGTACTCCTTCTGTCGTCTTCTTAATCGAAAGTTTAGCACCTTCTATTTCGTAGTTGAATTCGGCGATGCTCGTCTCATCGAGCAGACGCACCAATTCGCGGATTTCATTGAGTTTGAACATGTTGTATGTCACACTCCTCGTGCATTTATGTTATTCCTTCTGACACAACACCCTCAATAGTATATCATAACCCAAGTTTTTCTTTCTACTTTTTGGTCAGTTCGGAAGTTATCAATCGAAAATCCCCCTCGCACATGGCGGTCAGGGGGATTTTCTTGGCCTCTGTTTGAAATTAGTTGTGCGCTGCGACAGAGATTTTGCTAGAGGATACGGACATCTCATTGGCCACGATGCCCATGATCTTCACCGCTTTGTTTTTATCGAGCTCCTGCGCTTGCACCGTCACGTGGAATTTGTTGTTATCTTTCGCTTCGATAAATGCATCCGGGTAGCCTTCCGCGGTGATCAGGTCGATCGCGCTCTCCATTTTTTCATCGAGGTTATTCATCGTCTCCAAGTCTTTTTTAGCCTTCTCAACGGCGGTGGCATCTTTGCCGCTTGCAATCAGCTTGTTCAGCTCCTCCACACGGGCAGAAAATTTCTCTTGCGCATCAAGGTGCTGTTTGATGAAGAAATCGCTACCCTCCGCTACGGTGGGTTTATCTTCCCCTTTCTCCTTCTGATCTGCCTTTGGCGCCGGGTCGGTGTTGACCGGTTCTACATTGTTGTTGACCGTGTAGAAGCCGATCAGCATCAGGGAGAGCACCATCATTGTGGACAACCAGATCGTTTGACGCTTAGCCATTGAAAATTCCTCCTTAGGATCACCTATGAATTTTGGAGTGCGCTATTTCTTGGGCAAAACAGAAATTCTATGTGGAGGCACCTCCAACGCTCGTTGGACGGCTTCCTTGATCAACGCTTCGGTTTTGATCTGTTCAGCACCGCGTGCGACCACCACCACACCGCGTACGCGAGGCTTGATCGTTTTGACCACCACCGGCTGTTCTTGACCGCTCTCTTTGGTCATCACCAGTTGCCCACTCTTGTCGAGTTGAGTCACTCCGCGCGTGCCGCCTTTGGTGTCGGACTCATTGTTGGTCTGGCGGTTCTCCTGCGAATTTTCCGCGTAGATCACCTCTTCGCTGGAGTCGATCGTCACCATCACCGAAGCATCGCTCACTCCCATCACCATGTTGAGGATTTCGGTCAGGCGATTTTCGTACACCTGTTCATATTGGCCGAGGTCGCCTCTGTCCGTATTGTTGATGACCTGACCCGCTTTGACGCTTTGTTCACCTTTGATCGTCGCGTTATTTGGTGCGCTCTGAAACCAAGTCAGGGGATTGAGCAGAAGCACGACGCCAAGAGCACCCAAGGCGATCAGCAATTTTTTATTTTTCATCAAGTTTTGCATCCGCGTTTGCACGTTGTCCTTTTCCATCTCCTCACCCCCCTTGCGCGTCTTGCCAAATCACGCTGATCTTCGATGCGGGCAACTGATATTCTCGGGAAAGTTGCTGCAAGATCGCGGCTGTTGTCGCGTTTTGCTCGCCAGGCGGCGTTTTCTGCACCTCCTGCCCCCCACCGCCGCCGATGATGACTGGAACGACCTCCTGTATCGGCTTGATCGCGCCCTTTTCCTGTTTGGACATGACGATCACCGCCAGATAATCGAGAGCGGTCGGCTTCCCAGCCGCATCTTGAGCGATGCGCGCTTCCACCGCATCGACCGTCACCGCATGCTCCTGTTCAATCACCTGTTTTACATGGTCAGACAGCATCGCCTTCCACTGCTCGACGGTGCGATTCGACTGCTGATCTTGCAGGGAGAGACCCTGTGCGGTGATCTGATCGATGCTCTGCATCTTCCCAGCTCCCTCCTTAGCAAGCAGTTTGTCGAGCGCAAAGTCGATCTCGTAAACGGAGGTGCCGTACATTTTCAGCAACGGGCTTAGCATCAGCAGGATGATCAACAGGCCCATCACCAGCTTCACGTAGCGCTGCATCGCATTGTTGGGCAGGATCATGTCGAGCACCACGGCGAGGAAAATGACGAGAATCAAGCCCCGCATCCACTCACTCAAAAATTCGATCATCTCCTCCTCACCTCACCTCACCATCACCGACAAATTGCTCGCCGCGATGATCACCGTGATTGCAAGGAAGAACATGAAACCGACGGTGGCAAGCGCTGCGAACACCAAGATCAAGCTTTTGCCGATCGTTGACAGGCAGCGGATGATCGGCGAGTCGCCAAGCGGCTGCATCAGCGCCGCCGAGACATTGTAGATCAGGGCTAACGACAGAACTTTTAAAGCAGGAAAAGCACAGATCAACAGCACGATCGCCGCTCCGGAGACACCAAGCGCATTCTTGACGATCAGACTGGCACCGACCACCGTGTCGGCTGCATCAGCAAACAATTTTCCAACGACCGGAACAAAATTGGAGGAGACATATTTTGCCGCCTTGATCGAGACGCCGTCGGCCACAGCACCCGCTGCGCCTTGAACGGAGATGACACCTAGGAAGATCGTGAAAAACACGCCGAGCACCCAGACGGCGGTGCCGCGCAAAAGGCTTGCTAATTGTGTGACCTGATAGCGATTGGAAATCTGACTGACCAAGGTGAGGATGGCGGAGAAAAAGATCAGCGGGAAGACGACATACATGATCAGATCCCCGATCACGTTGATCAAAAACACGATCAGCGGATGGATCATCGTCGCGGAAGCAAGTCCCCCCGTCGCGGCGAGCAGTGCGAGGTACATCGGGATGGAAGCGATCATAAAATCGACCATCGTTTGAATCGCGCTTTTCGCATAGGCGGTTGCCGCGGCGAAAGACTGGACCGCCAGGATCATCAGGACCAAAAAGCAGATCGCGTGGGCGATCTTCGAGACGTTGTTCGCTTCGAACGCCGCTTGCATCGATTCGAGCAGCGCAGCGAACACGGCAAGGACTAAAATCGTCCCCAGCAGCCTCGAATTGAGGAACAGCTCATGGAACAGAAATTTGAGCAGGCCGCCCAGCAGGCCTTTGATGACCACACCGAGCTCCCCTTTGAGGATCAAATCGAGCAGGTGACCTTTGATCTCAGGCGGCAGATACTCGCTGTACTCTGCGGTAAGTTCGTCCAAAAACTGATCAAATTCGTGCAGATCGAGCTGCTTGAGCTGTTGGTCAACCAACGGGTCTGTCAACTGACTGCCTGGCGCTCGCTCCATGCCTCCTCCCGTTTGTACTTGCGGGATGTTTTGCACCGCTCCGGGCGGCGACGTCCCTTCCGCGTGCGCGGTGAGGCTGCCTAAACATGCAGCGATTAACAGAGCGAGCAACATCAAGCTGTGGTAATACCGTTTGGGCATCGCCTCACCTCCCTTTCGTCAATTGGGCAGAAGCCCCATCACAAGCTCAATGATCCGCTGAATGATCGGCAGTGCGAGCACGAGAATCAGAATTTTCCCTGCCAGTTCGATTTTTGATGCGATCGCCCCTTCGCCCGAATCTTTGGCAATCTGTGCGCCAAATTCGGCGATGTAGGCGATTCCGATAATTTTTAAGATCGTCTGCAAAAAGATCATCTCTACACCAGCCGAAACGGACAAACGCTCCAGCAGGCGGATGACCAGCCCGATTTTATCGAGCAAAAAGATGAAGATGAAAACCCCGGTCACAAGTGAGATCAGAAAAGCGGTTTGAGGCGATTGACCCTTGAGCACGACGATCAAGATGGTGGCTGCCAATCCAAGACCTACGATTTGGATGATTTCCATATGTCGTACCCTTTCTGCAGCCGCCTGCCTTAGTTCATCAAGAACACGTTGCGCACCTTATCAAACAAATTGCTGATATACGTGATCACAGTGAGCATGATGACGATAAAACCTGTGAGCGTCGCCCAACTGGCGAACTCTTCTTTTCCTGACTGCTTGAGCACCGTATGAATGACAGCAGTCAAAATCCCGATCCCGGCGATAAAAAAGATGGTATTCACATCTGAGTTCATGCCTGTACCTCCTCGCCCGCCTAAACGTTTGGGTATCAATACAAGAGAATGACGAGTGTCAGACCCATCAGAGCCCCCAGATACCGCCACATCTTTTCGTTCTTCGACTGCTCTTCGCGGGCGCCTTGCTCTTCGGTGCCAAGGTGTGCGAGGGCAAGCTGGATGTGTTTGATCTGGTCTTGGCGGTCAGATATCCCGAGGGTCTGGCCGAAACTATGCAACACGTCGCGGTCCGCCTCCTTTAAGCGCAGGTTCACTTTGTGTGCAGTGAGCGTCTCCCGCCAAATCTCGCCTGCGGTAACACCCTGTCCTTCACGAAGCTTATGTCCAAGC from Tumebacillus algifaecis encodes the following:
- the xseB gene encoding exodeoxyribonuclease VII small subunit; translation: MEKQEQEQTFEQALERLEAIVRAMEAGDLPLEKAIAEFQEGMQLARVCREKLDQAEQKIEMLVADAGGLTKKSFQTEE
- a CDS encoding NAD(P)/FAD-dependent oxidoreductase, coding for MTELKHDEQLYDITIIGGGPCGLFTSFYAGIRDAKTKIIDSLPQLGGQLAELYPEKYIYDVAGFPKVLARDLVNNLKEQSAQYNPTVCLNERVIGLKKLEDGTFELTTNSTVHLSKTVIITAGIGAFTPRSLPAENTKDFEGKGIHYFIDNLQSHKGKKALVVGGGDSAVDYALMLEEVCEKVTLIHRRDQFRAHEESVKKLYDSSIDVKVFNELKSVHGDGALEKAVLINNKDKSTEEIDANLIIGALGFSASLGPIMEWGLEIEDSMIVVNTKMETNIPGVYAAGDIVTYPGKVKLIATGFGEAPTAVNNAKMFFDPNAKLHPGHSSNRKE
- the xseA gene encoding exodeoxyribonuclease VII large subunit, whose translation is MLQTREHVPSVSELTARIKGMFEADEGLQNCLVRGEISNFTHHSKGHMYFTLKDSQSRIKSVMFAGNNRSLKFIPKEGMKVIAHGYVSVFDRDGAYQLYVDDLQPDGLGSLFLAFQQLKEQLEREGLFDPLRKKPIPKYPRVVGVITSPTGAAVRDIITTIRRRYPVAHILLHPVIVQGPSAAASVAEAIVSMNELAEADVLIVGRGGGSLEELWAFNEEPVVRAIDASLIPIISAVGHETDTTLADFAADMRAATPTAAAEIAVPNLYDLKQHVEQLTARMHRALDGRMREAKQRLRRIESSTVFTRPTHQLQQWQQVVDNAEDRLQLALTKLANSGARQLSHLEGRLLQTSPIERAKRMEQTLLYTVELLQRATADRVGKEQVKFERLLDKLDVLSPLSVMKRGYSLTYTGDKKRLINSIDNVQLGDKVQVRVQDGWIDCTVWGLEEE
- the amaP gene encoding alkaline shock response membrane anchor protein AmaP; its protein translation is MKLIPRMILWLYALGVAAACVVVLLQYAGFELLGRHFMIYEDGAAAAVIFLLLSIFFLIYRSKQGDHEPQTITHQLDHGDLKISYDTLEQLSLKAASRVRGISDIKARVHMNEGGTMRIAIKFSIEAGLEITKTTAELQSSVKDFVELTTGIPVEQVTVYVLELAQQTQAQVVKKRVE
- a CDS encoding DUF2273 domain-containing protein codes for the protein MDKWLKLYDALTGNLKLLGTAIGVLLGLIFLIFGLIKTIFFVLFVIGGFYVGKKLEEREDWRDVIEKIMPDKSRD
- a CDS encoding polyprenyl synthetase family protein codes for the protein MSEKADLKHYLRTLSAQIEQAMDALVPAATQYPESLYDSMRYSLFAGGKRLRPVLTLATVEALGGDMAAAMPVAATLEMIHTYSLVHDDLPAMDDDDFRRGKPTNHKIYGEATAILAGDALLTQAFQVLGTMEAKGREAVLLRIVGELATAAGSIGMVAGQMADMENEGSKASEERLAFIHAHKTGALLTASVRIGALFADADEQQVQALTSYAQKIGLAFQIVDDILDVEGVAEKLGKAVGADAAQGKSTYPLLYGLEESREMVRRLTTEAHQALSGVALRTNRLQEIADWLINRDV
- the nusB gene encoding transcription antitermination factor NusB, giving the protein MSRRTSREFALQGLFQIDVAKADVREAIEHVLEQEGAEIDPMFVRDLVNGTTKHVEKIDAVLSKHTTGWDLKRMANVDRNLLRMALYEMLFHEETPTSVVLDEAIDMAKAFSTPDSGKFVNGVLAKIVPEVDGLRGDFVRQE
- a CDS encoding Kae1-like domain-containing protein, with the translated sequence MYVLGIDTSNYTTSICLIDEAGQIVQEERKLLTVEQGERGLQQSAALFQHVQNLPVLVEALGDLTGKLRAVIASTRPRRLPGSYMPVFTAGSGLGRALAATHGVPFFETTHQEGHIAAGEGSAGEVPTDHFLAVHLSGGTTDLLVVNRLSDGYDIVELGTSIDLHAGQFVDRVGVALGLPFPAGPHLEKLAQEASDVEVTLPSPVDGYNLSLAGPESAAMRLIAAGANPADVARAVERCIAKGLEKVLRKAVQEKGVKSLLIVGGVAANLYIRERLVRRLEHRAVGAKLYFALPRYSTDNAFGVARLGLSLLD